A stretch of DNA from Pseudonocardia hierapolitana:
GAGGACCTGCTGCTGCTCGGCGCGCTCGACGGCAAGGTCGTGGTCGGCTCCATGAACCGGGGCGGCCTGGCCGGCACGGCCTTCGAGATCGACGACCGGTTCACCGCCTTCGACGCGGCGAGCCTGGCGGCGGCCGGGTTCGAGGGCGGCAAGATGCTGGTCCGCATCGACCCGGAGGACCGCGCCACCGCGGCGACGCTCGAGTCCTGCGGCCGGGCGGTGAGCGAGCTGGCCGGCCACCGGCTGATGGCGATGGTCGAGCCGTTCATCTCCCACCGCGTCGACGGCCGGGTGCGCAATGAGCTCACCACGGAGGCCATGATCCGCGCCTCGACGGTCGCCGCCGGGCTCGGCAACACGTCCGCCCACACCTGGCTCAAGGTCCCGATCGTCGAGGAGATGGAGCGCGCGATGGCCGCCACGACCCTGCCCGCGCTGATCCTCGGCGGGGAGGTGACCGAGGACCAGGACGCCGCCTTCGCGAGCTGGAGCAAGGCCCTCGCGCTGCCGACGGTGAAAGGCCTGGTGATCGGCCGGTCGCTGCTCTACCCACCGGGCGACGACGTGGCGGGGGCGGTAGACGCGGCGGTGGGGCTCCTGTGAGCGGGCAGATCGGTTCCGACGAACGGCTCGTTGGCCGGATAGGTTCCGACGAACGCGCCGTTCGTCGGAACGTCGGGCCGCTCGTGCGGCGGGGCGAGACCTCCGAGGGGCCCTTCTCCCTCGTCGTGACGCCCGAGAACGCCGGGTGGGAGTACAGCTCGTTGCGCGTCCTCGAGCTGGCCCCGGGTGCGAGCGTCACCTTCGCGACCGGCCCGGACGAGATGGTCGTGCTGCCGCTGTCGGGTGGCTGCCGGGTGTCGTGCGACGGCGAGACGTTCGACGTGGCCGGCCGGCGTAGCGTCTTCACCCGCGTGAGCGACTTCGCCTATGTGCCACGGGACGCCGAGGTCACCGTGTCGTCCGCGGGCGGTGGGCGGTTCGCGCTCCCCGCCGCCCGGGCCACGCGGCGGCTGCCCGCGCGCTACGGCCCTGCCGAGGGCGTGGCGGTGGAGCTGCGCGGCGCAGGCCAGGCCAGCAGGCAGGTCAACAACTTCTGCAACCCGCAGACCTTCGACGCCGACAAGCTGATCGCCGTCGAGGTGCTCACCCCCGGGGCGAACTGGTCGTCGTTCCCGCCGCACAAGCACGACGAGGAGCGCGAGGGCGAGGCGCAGCTCGAAGAGGTCTACTACTTCGAGGTCGACCGCGACGGCCCCGCCTACCAGCGCGTCTACACCTCGGGACCGGGCCGGGAGATCGACGTCTGCGCCGAGGTGCGCAGCGGCGATACCGTGCTCATCCCCCACGGCTGGCACGGCCCGTCGATGGCCACGCCCGGCTACGACCTCTACTACCTCAACGTGATGGCCGGCCCGAGCCCGGACCGGGCGTGGCTGATCTGCGACGACCCGGCCCACGCCTGGGTACGCCGCACATGGGACGACCAGGAGGTCGATCCACGCCTCCCGTTGACGACGACCGAGGAGACGACGGCGTGAAGCTGACCGTGGCCCAGGCGCTCGTGCGGTTCCTCGCGAACCAGTACAGCGAGCGCGACGGCGTGGAGCACCGGCTGATCCCGGGCTGCTTCGGGATCTTCGGGCACGGCAACGTGGCCGGGCTCGGGCAGGCGCTGCTGGAGGCCACCCGCACCGGCGTGGACCTGCCTTACCACCTGGCCCGCAACGAGCAGGGCATGGTGCACACGGCCGTCGGCTACGCCCGGATGCGCAACCGCCTGCAGGCGATAGCGTGCACCGCATCGATCGGACCTGGCTCGACGAACATGGTCACCGGCGCCGCGCTCGCCACCACCAACCGGATCCCGGTGCTGCTGCTGCCGTCGGACGTGTTCGCCACCCGCGTCGCCAACCCGGTGCTGCAGGAGCTGGAGGACCCGCGCACCTTCGACATCTCGGTCAACGACGCGTTCCGGCCGGTCTCCCGGTTCTTCGACCGCGTGTGGCGGCCCGAGCAGCTGCCGTCGGCGCTGTTGGGTGCGATGCGCGTGCTCACCGATCCGGCCGAGACCGGCGCCGTGACGATCTCGCTGCCGCAGGACGTGCAGGCCGAGGCGTACGACTGGCCGGAGGAGCTGTTCGCGCCGCGGGTCTGGCACATCCCGCGCGCGGTGCCCGAGCCCGCTGCGCTGGCCAGGGCCGCCGAGCTGATCCGCTCGGCGGAGCGCCCGCTGGTCGTCGCGGGCGGCGGGGTGCACTACAGCGAGGCCACCGACGCGCTGCGCCGCTTCGCCGAGGCCACCGGCATCCCCGTCGGGGACACGCAGGCCGGCAAGGGCGCGCTGCTGTGGGACCACCCGGAGGCGGTCGGCGGTGTCGGTTCCACCGGCTCGCCGGTCGCGAACGCGCTGGCCCGCGAGGCCGACGTCGTCATCGGGATCGGCACCCGCTACAGCGACTTCACCACCGCGTCCCGCACCGCGTTCCAGCACCCGGGCGTGCGGTTCGTCAACCTCAACGTCGCGGCGTTCGACGCGGCCAAGCACGCGGGCGAGATGCTGGTCGCCGACGCGCGCGCGGGGCTGGAGGCGCTCACCGACGCCCTCGCCGGCTACCGGGCCTCCTCGACGTGGGACGTCTCCGCCTGGAACCGGACCGTCGACGAGGCGTTCCACCTGGGGCACCAGCCGCTCCCGGCGCAGACGGAGGTGCTCGGCGCGCTCAACGAGGAGATGGCGCCCACCGACGTGGTCGTGCAGGCGGCCGGGTCGATGCCCGGCGACCTCCAGATGCTGTGGCGCGCGCGGGACGCGAAGCAGTACCACGTGGAGTACGCCTACTCCTGCATGGGCTACGAGATCGCCGGCGCGCTGGGGATCAAGATGGCGGCCCCGGAGCGCGAGGTGTTCGCCCTGGTCGGTGACGGGTCGTACCTGATGATGGCGAGCGAGATCGTCACCGCGGTGTCGGAGGGGGTCAAGCTCAACCTCGTCATCGTGCAGAACCACGGGTTCGCCTCGATCGGGGCGCTGTCGGAGTCGGTGGGCTCGCAGCGGTTCGGCACCGCCTACCGGTACCGCAATCCCGACACCGGCCTGCTCGACGGCCAGACACTCCCGGTCGACCTCGCCGCCAACGCCGAGAGCCTCGGCGCCGACGTCATCCGCGTGCGCACGATCGAGGAGTTCCGCGAGGCGATCGCCCGCTCCCGCTCGTCCGACCGCACCACCGCGATCCACATCGAGACCGACCCGCTCGCCCCGGCACCCGACTCGGAGAACTGGTGGGACGTGCCGGTGGCCGAGGTCTCGCAGCTCGACTCCACCACCGCCGCCCGCAAGACGTACGAGGCGCACAAGTCGGAACAGCGCCCGCTGATCGGAGGCACCCCTCGATGAGGACCGTCACGCATTGGATCGGCGGCAAGCCCGCCACCGGCGAGTCCACCCGCACGGGCCCGGTCTGGAACCCGGCCACCGGCGAGCAGCAGGCCGAGGTGATGCTCGCGAGCCGCGCGGACGTCGACGCGGCCGTCCAGGCCGCGGCCGCGGCGTTCCAGACCTGGTCGCAGTCGTCGCTCTCGAACCGGACGAAGATCCTGTTCAACTTCCGGGAGCTGGTGAACGCCCGCATCCAGGACCTCGCGGAGATCATCTCCGACGAGCACGGGAAGGTCGTATCCGACGCCCGTGGCGAGGTGCAGCGCGGCCTCGAGGTGATCGAGTTCGCCTGCGGCATCCCCACCCTGCTCAAGGGCGAGTACTCCGACCAGGTCTCCACCGGCGTCGACCTGTTCTCGTTCCGCCAGCC
This window harbors:
- a CDS encoding Cgl0159 family (beta/alpha)8-fold protein, producing the protein MADRLQELVELRVRRPQAVAEAARRRRKPDSLLGEHGRLMMIAADHPARGALRAGDRPLAMADRGDLLDRLCLALSRPGVNGVLGTPDVLEDLLLLGALDGKVVVGSMNRGGLAGTAFEIDDRFTAFDAASLAAAGFEGGKMLVRIDPEDRATAATLESCGRAVSELAGHRLMAMVEPFISHRVDGRVRNELTTEAMIRASTVAAGLGNTSAHTWLKVPIVEEMERAMAATTLPALILGGEVTEDQDAAFASWSKALALPTVKGLVIGRSLLYPPGDDVAGAVDAAVGLL
- the iolB gene encoding 5-deoxy-glucuronate isomerase — translated: MRRGETSEGPFSLVVTPENAGWEYSSLRVLELAPGASVTFATGPDEMVVLPLSGGCRVSCDGETFDVAGRRSVFTRVSDFAYVPRDAEVTVSSAGGGRFALPAARATRRLPARYGPAEGVAVELRGAGQASRQVNNFCNPQTFDADKLIAVEVLTPGANWSSFPPHKHDEEREGEAQLEEVYYFEVDRDGPAYQRVYTSGPGREIDVCAEVRSGDTVLIPHGWHGPSMATPGYDLYYLNVMAGPSPDRAWLICDDPAHAWVRRTWDDQEVDPRLPLTTTEETTA
- the iolD gene encoding 3D-(3,5/4)-trihydroxycyclohexane-1,2-dione acylhydrolase (decyclizing); this translates as MKLTVAQALVRFLANQYSERDGVEHRLIPGCFGIFGHGNVAGLGQALLEATRTGVDLPYHLARNEQGMVHTAVGYARMRNRLQAIACTASIGPGSTNMVTGAALATTNRIPVLLLPSDVFATRVANPVLQELEDPRTFDISVNDAFRPVSRFFDRVWRPEQLPSALLGAMRVLTDPAETGAVTISLPQDVQAEAYDWPEELFAPRVWHIPRAVPEPAALARAAELIRSAERPLVVAGGGVHYSEATDALRRFAEATGIPVGDTQAGKGALLWDHPEAVGGVGSTGSPVANALAREADVVIGIGTRYSDFTTASRTAFQHPGVRFVNLNVAAFDAAKHAGEMLVADARAGLEALTDALAGYRASSTWDVSAWNRTVDEAFHLGHQPLPAQTEVLGALNEEMAPTDVVVQAAGSMPGDLQMLWRARDAKQYHVEYAYSCMGYEIAGALGIKMAAPEREVFALVGDGSYLMMASEIVTAVSEGVKLNLVIVQNHGFASIGALSESVGSQRFGTAYRYRNPDTGLLDGQTLPVDLAANAESLGADVIRVRTIEEFREAIARSRSSDRTTAIHIETDPLAPAPDSENWWDVPVAEVSQLDSTTAARKTYEAHKSEQRPLIGGTPR